The following are encoded in a window of Euwallacea fornicatus isolate EFF26 chromosome 21, ASM4011564v1, whole genome shotgun sequence genomic DNA:
- the LOC136345877 gene encoding uncharacterized protein, producing MWNQILLITLLQVLYISTKSIKPIEGPLWLERIRSIGDSVGEAESTLKGRNNILRDYGNIDEDAGIKEKMTLLSSLKSSSEKRALSMFARWGPINTIGKDRNPIRSGYPPKSFDSISTQTRSRMLGQPLRWG from the exons ATGTGGAATCAAATCCTTCTGATAACACTGCTTCAAGTCCTCTACATATCGACGAAGTCAATAAAGCCGATAGAGGGGCCGCTCTGGCTGGAGAGGATTCGCAGCATCGGGGACAGTGTTGGGGAAGCGGAGAGCACCCTCAAGGGGCGCAATAACATTTTGCGGGATTACGGCAACATAGATGAAG atGCAGGCATTAAAGAAAAGATGACCCTACTGTCGTCCCTAAAGTCGTCCTCAGAAAAACGCGCTCTATCAATGTTCGCTCGATGGGGCCCGATAAACACAATCGGGAAGGACCGTAACCCCATTAGAAGCGGATATCCTCCCAAGAGTTTTGATTCCATAAG CACTCAGACTAGAAGCCGAATGCTGGGACAACCATTGCGATGGGGCTAA
- the Rassf gene encoding uncharacterized protein Rassf — protein MWKCHKCQKPVYFAERKHSLGYNWHPECLRCEECGKRLNPGQHAEHKGVPYCHVPCYGALFGPQLFGHGSRVESHTSFGKKESPKLGNKLPRSALESKIKVYNQFFEGKSGEIRSREVNGRYVLEGSLRIHWGVHGVIHLKENDDQRTVVTVRKRNSCRASSSPEYDTDEDVQNISRDTSLNDISTCSSTTTLEISKSDTGIESGSDSIDSSFSDNDLGSPKNNIMPKSVTLPSKLDVKNMDWDELDDLLQVERRVDDGEKLYQTMPMPLPSQISTDSDSTTYSLEQTINKPSLTITEDSSSSTLKAPLHLKIADSSVSEDKIPLLSQSFSETWTLGSLNRSMSGPDCLERLRDSSPLDIDRLSITSADVSSLSEQTGDEVVLRRPHKSTAIKRRPGRRLSRSKVKRRCSINGHFYDRETSIFTPPHGSQMSVWVTSMVNSQEVIKLMLEKYKVESDWNHFALFVVRDNGEQRRLKDDECPLLTRVMLGPHEDVAKLFIVDRSTTQEVSSEVAQFLNLSLVECRAILNQYYSQEEREVAKIKEKFAEMQRRMAYYMKLKQKVV, from the exons ATGTGGAAATGTCATAAGTGCCAGAAGCCTGTGTATTTCG CCGAGAGAAAACACTCCTTGGGTTACAACTGGCATCCAGAATGTCTTCGATGTGAGGAGTGCGGAAAAAGGCTGAATCCAGGCCAACATGCTGAACACAAGGGCGTGCCTTATTGCCATGTGCCTTGTTACGGAGCCTTATTCGGTCCTCAGCTCTTCGGTCATGGGAGCCGGGTGGAATCTCACACTAGCTTCGGCAAAAAAGAGTCTCCAAAATTGGGAAACAAGTTGCCGAGATCAGCTTTAGAATCCAAAATTAAA gtttacaatcaatttttcGAAGGAAAAAGTGGAGAAATTCGGAGCCGTGAGGTAAATGGGCGATATGTGCTTGAAGGCTCCTTACGCATTCATTGGGGAGTGCACGGGGTGAttcatttgaaagaaaatgatGATCAAAGAACGGTGGTCACTGTGCGCAAAAGAAACTCTTGTCGTGCCAGCTCTAGCCCTGAATATGATACTGATGAGGATGTACAGAATATCTCAAGAGATACCAGTTTAAATGATATATCAACCTGCTCGAGTACAACCACCTTGGAAATCAGCAAATCTGATACAGGAATTGAGAGCGGATCTGACTCTATCGACTCTAGTTTTTCAGACAATGATCTGGGCTCTCCCAAAAACAACATTATGCCTAAGAGTGTCACTTTGCCCTCAAAATTGGACGTAAAAAACATGGATTGGGACGAGCTGGACGATCTACTGCAAGTCGAAAGGAGAGTGGACGATGgggaaaaattatatcaaaccATGCCAATGCCTTTGCCTTCACAAATCAGTACAGACAGCGATTCTACTACtta CTCTTTGGAGCAGACTATCAATAAGCCTAGTTTGACAATAACGGAAGATTCTAGCAGTAGTACTCTCAAGGCGCCTTTACACCTTAAAATAGCTGACAGTAGTGTTAGCGAAGATAAAATCCCCCTTTTGAGCCAGTCTTTCAGCGAAACATGGACTTTAGGCAGTTTAAACAG GTCCATGTCAGGGCCGGACTGCTTGGAAAGGTTACGAGATTCAAGTCCCCTTGATATAGACAGACTGAGCATTACAAGTGCAGATGTTAGTTCACTTTCTGAGCAGACTGGCGACGAGGTGGTGCTACGAAGGCCTCATAAAAGCACCGCTATTAAAAGACGTCCGGGAAGAAGATTGTCTAGAAGCAAA GTGAAGCGAAGATGCTCAATTAATGGACATTTTTACGACAGAGAAACTAGCATCTTTACGCCTCCTCACGGTAGTCAAATGAGCGTTTGGGTCACCTCAATGGTGAACTCGCAGGAGGTCATCAAATTGATGCTAGAGAAATACAAAGTTGAGAGTGATTGGAATCATTTTGCTTTGTTTGTCGTCAGAGATAATGGCG AGCAAAGAAGACTGAAAGATGACGAATGTCCTCTTTTAACCAGAGTAATGTTGGGTCCTCACGAAGATGTAGCAAAGCTCTTTATAGTGGACCGTAGCACCACCCAGGAAGTTAGTAGTGAGGTGGCACAGTTCCTCAATCTTTCTCTAGTGGAATGCAGGGCCATTCTTAATCAGTACTACTCGCAGGAGGAACGAGAAGTAGCGAAAATCAAGGAGAA ATTTGCTGAAATGCAGCGACGAATGGCATATTACATGAAGTTAAAGCAGAAGGTTGTATAG
- the LOC136345728 gene encoding uncharacterized protein isoform X1, with protein MAEDVNERGLNGEFDFENLRLYLPPSITGEAPYLKKMLYRYLQSEFPPQTQTVVYSIPKTFCKNGEMQGCKAEELVFQRLKQLQTLNIPDLWISFFHSAVYGGYSNRNHRLGKLMIRENDFVVFVKYLEKYFVLLMEVKSTNDKGTIKHNLEVTADSKIIKNNKRSAQHQLRDHLEILQNSLGCEMIGEIQYHILWPFLGQFTKDPKQQIIRRWAEDKNLHVFENVIEQQQEFNKWFLQEVLSQGGCSDRTFAHLLNRYVALSCGVFMDEIDREMMALLTQEQLNLLQNTRCRKGGALVVHGTAGTGKTLLILKKLQLLYETGQLNGENRALYVCYWPGIKCEVEQKIRHLGIADYVDTVRFYITSCDFLKNNKNSYKHIFMDESEAIILSFETEIVQNTFYRLYKAYHDGNCPRKECGLATPEAFQQHPVSRLLKFHIEEKILWGELWFLVDTNQALMSLPKRSLDILKTPNVTLTKLIRSTTHICTFFSAVTQNFIPPEQLSFLKTAKEPPIFWVPRKSNISQTVSEVIVDLCATKGIKPRDICVIPFLQNEMLSVGAINSQICQKFVENAFRPEAISDVEAFLTDKKPYEFLIAWALRVKGLEFKVVVMVIDEEQFDQEDADDRRKVYVISSRCTCMLVVISDEQLKKAVGLNDLAEEYCFNIKFGCNQK; from the exons gtATTTACAAAGTGAATTCCCCCCCCAGACTCAAACAGTAGTGTACAGCATTCCGAAAACCTTCTGCAAGAATGGAGAGATGCAGGGCTGTAAGGCTGAAGAGCTGGTGTTCCAAAGACTTAAGCAGCTGCAAACTTTGAACATTCCCGATCTGTGGATATCATTTTTCCATAGTGCCGTCTATGGCGGATATTCCAACAGAAATCACCGTTTAGGGAAGCTAATGATACGAGAAAATGATTTTGTAGTTTTCGTCAAATATTTGG AGAAATACTTCGTTCTCCTCATGGAAGTAAAGTCCACAAACGACAAAGGGACAATCAAACATAACTTGGAGGTAACTGCAGActccaaaataataaaaaataacaaacggTCAGCTCAGCATCAACTGCGAGACCATTTGGAGATCCTTCAAAACAGCTTGGGATGTGAGATGATTGGGGAGATCCAGTACCACATTTTGTGGCCCTTCCTAGGACAATTCACCAAGGACCCCAAACAGCAG ATTATCAGACGATGGGCCGAAGACAAGAACTTGCACGTTTTTGAGAATGTAATAGAACAGCAacaagaatttaataaatggtTCCTTCAGGAGGTGCTTTCTCAGGGCGGTTGCTCCGACAGGACTTTTGCGCATTTGTTGAACAG GTATGTTGCGTTGAGCTGTGGAGTGTTTATGGACGAAATTGACAGAGAGATGATGGCACTTTTAACCCAAGAACAATTAAACCTGCTCCAAAACACTCGTTGTCGGAAAGGAGGCGCTTTG GTCGTGCATGGAACTGCAGGAACAGGAAAAACTTTGTTGATCTTAAAAAAACTACAGCTTCTCTACGAAACTGGCCAACTGAATGGGGAAAACCGGGCCTTGTACGTGTGTTATTGGCCTGGAATCAA ATGTGAAGTGGAGCAGAAAATTAGACACTTGGGAATTGCGGACTACGTGGACACTGTTCGCTTCTATATAACCAGTTGTGacttcttaaaaaataacaaaaacagcTACAAGCATATTTTCATGGACGAGAGTGAGGCGATCATTTTAAGCTTCGAGACGGAAATTGTCCAGAACACTTTTTATCGGCTTTATAAAGCGTATCATGACGGCAATTGCCCCAGAAAGGAATGCGGCCTAGCGACCCCCGAAGCCTTCCAGCAGCATCCGGTTTCCcggttattaaaatttcacataGAGGAGAAAATCCTTTGGGGGGAGCTTTGGTTCCTGGTCGACACCAATCAGGCTTTAATGTCGTTGCCTAAACGTTCTCTGGATATTCTCAAAACACCCAACGTAACTCTAACCAAACTCATCAGGTCTACAACCCATATTTGCACTTTCTTCAGCGCAGTCACACAAAACTTTATCCCACCTGAACAGCTAAGTTTCCTCAAAACGGCAAAAGAACCCCCGATCTTTTGGGTCCCGCGTAAATCCAACATATCTCAGACAGTGTCTGAAGTAATCGTCGATTTATGTGCCACCAAAGGAATCAAACCCCGCGATATTTGCGTCATTCCTTTTCTACAAAACGAGATGCTTTCAGTTGGAGCGATCAATTCCCAGATTTGCCAGAAATTTGTGGAGAACGCTTTCAGGCCGGAAGCTATCAGCGACGTTGAAGCTTTCTTGACCGACAAAAAACCTTATGAATTTCTAATAGCTTGGGCTTTGAGGGTTAAAGGTTTGGAGTTTAAGGTCGTGGTGATGGTAATTGACGAAGAGCAATTTGATCAAGAGGACGCGGATGATAGAAGGAAAGTTTACGTGATCAGCTCGAGGTGCACCTGTATGTTGGTGGTGATCAGTGATGAGCAGCTGAAGAAAGCTGTGGGCCTTAATGACCTTGCGGaagaatattgttttaatataaaatttggttGTAACCAAAAGTAG
- the LOC136345728 gene encoding uncharacterized protein isoform X2, whose translation MAEDVNERGLNGEFDFENLRLYLPPSITGEAPYLKKMLYRYLQSEFPPQTQTVVYSIPKTFCKNGEMQGCKAEELVFQRLKQLQTLNIPDLWISFFHSAVYGGYSNRNHRLGKLMIRENDFVVFVKYLVKSTNDKGTIKHNLEVTADSKIIKNNKRSAQHQLRDHLEILQNSLGCEMIGEIQYHILWPFLGQFTKDPKQQIIRRWAEDKNLHVFENVIEQQQEFNKWFLQEVLSQGGCSDRTFAHLLNRYVALSCGVFMDEIDREMMALLTQEQLNLLQNTRCRKGGALVVHGTAGTGKTLLILKKLQLLYETGQLNGENRALYVCYWPGIKCEVEQKIRHLGIADYVDTVRFYITSCDFLKNNKNSYKHIFMDESEAIILSFETEIVQNTFYRLYKAYHDGNCPRKECGLATPEAFQQHPVSRLLKFHIEEKILWGELWFLVDTNQALMSLPKRSLDILKTPNVTLTKLIRSTTHICTFFSAVTQNFIPPEQLSFLKTAKEPPIFWVPRKSNISQTVSEVIVDLCATKGIKPRDICVIPFLQNEMLSVGAINSQICQKFVENAFRPEAISDVEAFLTDKKPYEFLIAWALRVKGLEFKVVVMVIDEEQFDQEDADDRRKVYVISSRCTCMLVVISDEQLKKAVGLNDLAEEYCFNIKFGCNQK comes from the exons gtATTTACAAAGTGAATTCCCCCCCCAGACTCAAACAGTAGTGTACAGCATTCCGAAAACCTTCTGCAAGAATGGAGAGATGCAGGGCTGTAAGGCTGAAGAGCTGGTGTTCCAAAGACTTAAGCAGCTGCAAACTTTGAACATTCCCGATCTGTGGATATCATTTTTCCATAGTGCCGTCTATGGCGGATATTCCAACAGAAATCACCGTTTAGGGAAGCTAATGATACGAGAAAATGATTTTGTAGTTTTCGTCAAATATTTGG TAAAGTCCACAAACGACAAAGGGACAATCAAACATAACTTGGAGGTAACTGCAGActccaaaataataaaaaataacaaacggTCAGCTCAGCATCAACTGCGAGACCATTTGGAGATCCTTCAAAACAGCTTGGGATGTGAGATGATTGGGGAGATCCAGTACCACATTTTGTGGCCCTTCCTAGGACAATTCACCAAGGACCCCAAACAGCAG ATTATCAGACGATGGGCCGAAGACAAGAACTTGCACGTTTTTGAGAATGTAATAGAACAGCAacaagaatttaataaatggtTCCTTCAGGAGGTGCTTTCTCAGGGCGGTTGCTCCGACAGGACTTTTGCGCATTTGTTGAACAG GTATGTTGCGTTGAGCTGTGGAGTGTTTATGGACGAAATTGACAGAGAGATGATGGCACTTTTAACCCAAGAACAATTAAACCTGCTCCAAAACACTCGTTGTCGGAAAGGAGGCGCTTTG GTCGTGCATGGAACTGCAGGAACAGGAAAAACTTTGTTGATCTTAAAAAAACTACAGCTTCTCTACGAAACTGGCCAACTGAATGGGGAAAACCGGGCCTTGTACGTGTGTTATTGGCCTGGAATCAA ATGTGAAGTGGAGCAGAAAATTAGACACTTGGGAATTGCGGACTACGTGGACACTGTTCGCTTCTATATAACCAGTTGTGacttcttaaaaaataacaaaaacagcTACAAGCATATTTTCATGGACGAGAGTGAGGCGATCATTTTAAGCTTCGAGACGGAAATTGTCCAGAACACTTTTTATCGGCTTTATAAAGCGTATCATGACGGCAATTGCCCCAGAAAGGAATGCGGCCTAGCGACCCCCGAAGCCTTCCAGCAGCATCCGGTTTCCcggttattaaaatttcacataGAGGAGAAAATCCTTTGGGGGGAGCTTTGGTTCCTGGTCGACACCAATCAGGCTTTAATGTCGTTGCCTAAACGTTCTCTGGATATTCTCAAAACACCCAACGTAACTCTAACCAAACTCATCAGGTCTACAACCCATATTTGCACTTTCTTCAGCGCAGTCACACAAAACTTTATCCCACCTGAACAGCTAAGTTTCCTCAAAACGGCAAAAGAACCCCCGATCTTTTGGGTCCCGCGTAAATCCAACATATCTCAGACAGTGTCTGAAGTAATCGTCGATTTATGTGCCACCAAAGGAATCAAACCCCGCGATATTTGCGTCATTCCTTTTCTACAAAACGAGATGCTTTCAGTTGGAGCGATCAATTCCCAGATTTGCCAGAAATTTGTGGAGAACGCTTTCAGGCCGGAAGCTATCAGCGACGTTGAAGCTTTCTTGACCGACAAAAAACCTTATGAATTTCTAATAGCTTGGGCTTTGAGGGTTAAAGGTTTGGAGTTTAAGGTCGTGGTGATGGTAATTGACGAAGAGCAATTTGATCAAGAGGACGCGGATGATAGAAGGAAAGTTTACGTGATCAGCTCGAGGTGCACCTGTATGTTGGTGGTGATCAGTGATGAGCAGCTGAAGAAAGCTGTGGGCCTTAATGACCTTGCGGaagaatattgttttaatataaaatttggttGTAACCAAAAGTAG